A region from the Acidimicrobiales bacterium genome encodes:
- a CDS encoding SDR family oxidoreductase gives MADARNYVGPALARVLAARDHDLVLGDADPDLVEELTGRGVRVEVVTGVGDLSRPDAAPRLVDAALTRFARLDAAVAASGRIVGGRFVDSTAEDFATVIDGCMMAPYHFLKTVVPPMVDRGGGQVLVITSAAGSRPTPGAPLYSAARAGATMLARNVAGEVARAGVQVNAVGTNFMDFPAFLAATGATEPEGRERVEAQVPMRRLGTMEEFAAFCGVFLDGTSNFTTGQFVAYAGGWA, from the coding sequence GTGGCCGACGCTCGCAACTACGTGGGCCCGGCGCTGGCCCGGGTGCTCGCGGCCCGGGACCACGACCTGGTGCTCGGCGACGCCGACCCGGACCTCGTGGAGGAGCTGACGGGCCGGGGCGTTCGGGTCGAGGTGGTGACCGGCGTGGGCGACCTGTCTCGACCCGACGCGGCCCCCCGCCTGGTCGACGCCGCACTCACGCGGTTCGCCCGCCTCGACGCCGCCGTGGCGGCTTCGGGTCGCATCGTCGGAGGCCGCTTCGTCGACTCCACGGCCGAGGACTTCGCCACGGTGATCGACGGCTGCATGATGGCGCCGTACCACTTCCTCAAGACGGTGGTCCCCCCGATGGTGGACAGGGGCGGCGGTCAGGTGCTGGTGATCACCAGCGCGGCCGGCTCCCGCCCCACCCCCGGCGCACCCCTCTATTCGGCGGCCCGGGCCGGGGCGACGATGCTGGCCCGCAACGTGGCCGGCGAGGTGGCCCGCGCCGGCGTCCAGGTGAACGCCGTGGGGACCAACTTCATGGACTTCCCGGCGTTCCTCGCCGCCACGGGCGCCACCGAGCCGGAGGGGCGGGAACGAGTCGAGGCGCAGGTCCCGATGCGCCGTCTCGGGACCATGGAGGAGTTCGCGGCGTTCTGCGGGGTGTTCCTCGACGGGACGAGCAACTTCACCACCGGGCAGTTCGTCGCCTACGCGGGCGGCTGGGCCTGA
- a CDS encoding LLM class F420-dependent oxidoreductase — protein MKFSVTFPIVAGPYDPAFLTGDAVIRFARAAEAAGFDAVSFTDHPAPTDRWLRAGGHDALDPFVALSYCAAVTERLHLIPNILVLPYRNPFVVAKAVASLDVLSGGRFILAVATGYLRGEYKALGVDFEERNALFDEALDVLQGIWTQDDFAYEGLHFEARGQTANPKPASPPPIWIGGNSKLSRRRVARAASGWKPFPADRTLATTARTLPLETADDLAGMLDELWVMVEAQDRDPASIDIAFGPFVGGDPRADDFPAERYLDELGELAALGVTWSDAGVPGDSLDSALEGLAAFGAKVISPSRQG, from the coding sequence ACGCCGTCATCCGCTTCGCCCGCGCCGCCGAGGCCGCCGGCTTCGACGCCGTCAGCTTCACCGACCACCCGGCCCCCACCGACCGGTGGCTGCGCGCCGGCGGGCACGACGCCCTCGACCCCTTCGTGGCCCTCTCCTACTGCGCGGCCGTCACCGAGCGCCTGCACCTCATCCCGAACATCCTGGTGCTGCCGTACCGCAACCCCTTCGTGGTGGCCAAGGCGGTGGCCAGCCTCGACGTCCTGTCCGGGGGGCGCTTCATCCTGGCCGTCGCCACCGGCTACCTGCGCGGCGAGTACAAGGCGCTCGGCGTGGACTTCGAGGAGCGCAACGCCCTCTTCGACGAGGCCCTCGACGTCCTCCAGGGGATCTGGACCCAGGACGACTTCGCCTACGAGGGCCTCCACTTCGAGGCCCGGGGCCAGACCGCCAACCCCAAGCCCGCGTCCCCGCCGCCGATCTGGATCGGCGGCAACAGCAAGCTCTCGCGCCGGCGCGTGGCCAGAGCAGCGTCCGGGTGGAAGCCCTTCCCCGCGGACCGCACCCTCGCCACCACCGCCCGCACGCTCCCGCTCGAGACGGCGGACGACCTGGCCGGGATGCTCGACGAGCTCTGGGTGATGGTCGAGGCCCAGGACCGCGATCCGGCGAGCATCGACATCGCCTTCGGGCCGTTCGTCGGGGGCGACCCCCGCGCGGACGACTTCCCCGCGGAGCGCTACCTCGACGAGCTCGGCGAGCTGGCCGCCCTCGGCGTCACCTGGAGCGACGCCGGTGTGCCCGGTGACAGCCTGGACAGCGCCCTCGAGGGCCTCGCCGCCTTCGGCGCCAAGGTCATCTCGCCCTCGCGGCAGGGCTGA